The Brassica napus cultivar Da-Ae chromosome C7, Da-Ae, whole genome shotgun sequence genomic interval AAAGCCAGTACAAATACAATATTGAAGAAGAATGCGAAGCCAATTAAAGCACCAAATACACTCCAGTAAGATTGATCACCAAAGTTCAGACCTCGAGCATCAAGAACTTCTTCCCCTAACGTTCTGTTTCCAGATGTTGTCTAATGGTAACAAAGAGATGATACAAATCAATAATGAGATGATAAGGATATATAATGATCTAAAAATTAGTTAGAAAAATGTGAAAGTTTTCTAAAGAATTGGTTTACCTGACTCCACCGTGTCGAGAAAAATTCATTTGTGGTTAGACCAATCTCAGCATATGACAACGGAGACAACCAGAAACCCCACTGAAGCCAAGCAGGCATGGACGCTGAAACATAACAGAACAAGCTACAATGAATCCTCCAAAAATTTATTATGAAACTGGTGTCCCAAGTAACAAGACTTACGTTTCCGAAGGACGAATCCTCCAAATAATGAGAGAAGCACTACAGAGACTGTTCCAACTGTTGTGGCAAGAACGAAATCTCGAAAGGTGGCAGCTATAGCACGGAACATTGATATACATGAAAGGTGTAAAGCAAAGAAGATCAAGAACTGGCGAAAAAacctgaagaaaataaaattgaattaggAGATAAATTTCTTGAATTGTACAAAACATGTTGTGAATGTTGTTACCTGCCAATATCAGGACTATAACCAATGACATAATATGTCAACGAGGTCCAGAGAAATGCTTCAAGAAATGAAATGGGTATCTTTAAAATAGCTGAAGGAACTGCATATGCCCAAGCAGGATAAAAGTACAACTCTTTCTGCTTGTAGAACACTGAAAGCCTTGAGATTGTTAGTGTTAGTTCTGGAAGTCCATCGGCAAGCATTTTAAAGATTGAAAAGAACAAAGAACCCATAAGATAATTAGCATGCACTAGATCTCTTTTAGACCCAGTCCTTAGATAAACGGTCATTGTAATAGATCCAATGCAAATCAACTGCATTAAAAGGGTAAAAAAGGTTTAAGCATGTAATGGTTAAAACAAGTATAGATTTTCtggtaaaaaaaatacaagaacTTACGAGTCCAGACTTGAATACATAAACAAAAGAGTTTCTTTTCATCAGAAGGAACTCTCTCCTTGAGCAAGCTTTTAGCATCTCCCAGTTACTAAGTGAGTATTTACTTGAGCATAAAGCATCTTTCTGAGCCTGAGACTTGTCATGTGTCTTGGAGAGTTCCTCTTGTTGTTGTAACCCAAGCTCAGACTTTTTGAACCTCTCAATAAATGAGTCAATGGAGACATAACAATATGGTTTGTCTATGTGACACCAATACTGTTCTTGATCTTTCCTTGAGATAACCTCCTGAAGAAATTCAGCAACAGATTTTCTTGTTGGACATTTAAATCCACAATCCTCAAAGAATCTACAAATATAATCCCTTGGACCAATGTAGATTATCTTTCCTTCTCCCATAAGAATCACATCGTCGAAAAGCTCAAACGTTTCTGGTGCAGGCTGAAGCAGTGAAACCACTATGGTTCCTTCAGACAGAAGTGCATAATGTCGGAGACAAGATACAATCTGGAACGTTGTTGAGCTGTCCAAACCATTGGATATTTCATCCATGAACAGAGTTTTGATTGGACCTACGATTGTCTCACCTGCAGTAGATAACAGATACATaccaaatatgaagtttgtcTTGAAAGACATTAGAACCAATGTGCATGTGAATGCTTAAGTACCTGTAGTTAATCTTCTCTTTTGGCCACCAGATATTCCTGGTCTTGAAGTATCTCCAACGCGTGTATCTGCACAGAGACTGAGTCCTAGGAtctgataataataataaaacagatGCATAAATAACTTCTgatagtgtttcaaaaaaaaatacataaaaattaataacttctGATAAGAAGAGAATGAAAGTACCATACCTTTAGGATATAATCAGTTTGCAGATTAGTTTTTGAACCTTCAATAGAAGCTGCCTGTCATGATATAGAGTTTTTATTACTTGTAATTAgaattcatattatattcatatgtATGCATCATAGTTTTGTACCTTCATGTATGCATCTATATCAGGATCCGGAACTATTCCTTTGAGTTTCTCCCTTCTACTAATCTCTTTCATAGTTTCTGTTAAGGTCACAAAAAATTAATGCGACAAGAACtcaacaaaaagaaatatttggATAATTGTTTTCCTCACCTAAACGGTTTCCTGTGCCTTGAAAACATCCTGAAAAATCGAGTGTCTCTCTCACAGTAATATCTGGAATGTGTAGATCATTTTGACTTACataatttgatgttttttcAGGAACAAACTCTGATAATAAGTGACCGTTGTAACTAACGTTTCCTGTAGTCTGTAATGTGGAAGGAACTCATATGATTTGTGAACAAAACATTGTTTCAGTgtttgaattaacaaaaaaaaaccttcaaAGAATGGTCGAGTCTTCCAGCTAGTGCGAGTAGCAGAGTGGTTTTACCACAACTAGGAGGACCAAGCAACAAAGTCATTCtgcaaacaaaaccaaaacgtTTCTGTCTTTGTAAAGAAAGCAAAAAATTAATGAGGAAGTGTTGTTGCAAGAATCTACCTCTTAGGCCTTACGATACCACTGACGCCATTCAAGAtgcttatgtttttttctttctttaaacaCATGACTCTCTGTCACAAACATCACCATTAtgcatataattaattacaagAAGTCCAAGATTAAGATGTTAACGTGGAAACTTAAAAGGATATAGTCTCACTTACAGATATTCTGCTTGCAATAGCATTCCAAAGAGTTGGGATGGGCTTTCCATAAACTACCTCACACTCTGCTTCCACAAAAAGATCACTGAACCTCACTTCAATCGTCGGTAACTCAAGACCAACCCTACAAAATATACATGAGATTAATATAGAGAgcaataatatttacattttctaACATATAAACATGAAACAAGGAACATAACcataataaaaaacatagtcTTGAACCTTGAAACTTACTCATCGATTCTGTTTTTGATTTTCTGCAATAACCTGAGGTTATCATCCTCAACATGTCTAATGAGCTCATCAATAAAGAGATGTCTATCAAGATCTTCAAGTTTAGAAACATCCATGACTCGTCTCTCGTTTCTCCTTCCTTGTTTATCTCTGCTCCAGAACAGAGCAGTAGTGATCCTTTCAAACGTTGGTAATCTCTCAATATCAGCCCACTGAGAGCGAACCTCCTCATCACCAACATTACCATTTTCATCTCGAGCTATTTGAGGCTTTGTcattattggaaaaaaaaatattcccaAAAATATTCTACGTTACAGAAGAAGTTATATAGAGAAATGATCACAACCCAAGTGGGGGCTTCACGATATGGGCAGAAGTTAGAGGTCTTAATGCGAAGTCCCACGAGCATGGATCAACTCtgaacaaaacaagaaaataaatgaataaaaagaaattgggtgagcgttgaaaaaaaaattaaaaaatggtgCAGTGTTTGGAGAGATTCTCTATGATTTGGAGAAAAGATTCAATGATTGCGGCTGGAATCAACGAGGGTTCTTACTTCTTACAGTTGGAAGTAAGTACCTATTTTGTGTAGTTCTTGTCTGCTTCAAACAAGATAGTTTACCAAGAATCGGGTTTGATTTGAAGAGCAGTTGAAACATGGAAAGTGGAACATGGCATGTCAGACACTAAATCATATTCAACCCAACTATTTTGGGAGAAAACGATCTTCAAGGGTACAACACATCAAACTCCATAAATAggataataatatataacaaaagaGTTGCTTCTGGCCAGAAGATATCTATGATATTGCCATGCCACACAGCCTGTCGAATGAGAGAGGGAACCGTGTTAATTGGTTGACTACGTAAGAATAAATATAACGACGGATCCTCCGGGCTGCTTGATTCCCCAAACATGTTAGACGTGTAATGGTCagaataatatataattgtttGATTTGCTAAACGTGTAGGATATGATTTTGtgatatttatgaaatatacaAAAGgacttctatatatatatattaataatatgtatgaTATACCAATAACGTACAGAGCTTTTACAAAAGAacttctatatattaataatatgtatgaTATACCAATAACAgagctttatatatatatatatatatatatatatatatatattaattaataaagctTTATACAGtacaatttttataaattaataattttgggactatgataatttattaatttatagaattactaatttaaagatttttttttcatttttagacttatattttttaaaatattttatgtttaaatgaaggaaaaaaatatattattttgtaatattatatattagttaaaactttatatatttgaatttcatCCATTTTTATGAGACTATTTGATACATTTTATGTATATTGAATACATATGGCAATATACAAATGAGTTCTGATATGTAATTCAATAAAGTAACACTAAAgtattgaaatgaaaaataaaattagggATACAATTCATTTTGAAGATTAATAAACAATAAATgctttatttatgtatatataaaattttgtatattgtaattattaatttatgatttcagTGGGACCGTATATTTAGGTAGGAGTTTTctaaataatattatctaattattttatagaattatGTCATATTTCACACCGGACCAAATTGGGAtcagaaaattttattaatttactgtacgtttattaatttatagattattaatttatagatttttactGTATATGAGAAAACCATAAATTtggtttaactttttaatatctaatatttttgttatccaatTTAATACTTTAGTTagattattttgttcattttaatatatattttaaagcgGTACTCATTTTAATACactttattttaatcataaatattactaagtttcaagaaatttttgaaaaactccAAAATCGAGAAacaaatctttaaaatttcacatttaagttttaaaagtaaagttAACTAAACTGTGGATCGACCATATTTACCACGTGGATTTTCCATGTTTTTATCTCTTGAAATTTTCTGTCTATCTGCTTTTAATCAAAAGTATCCAAAAGCTTGTTACAACGAGCTCACCATGAAGATTATAGGATTTGCGGGTAGTCTTCCTTTGGTCTTCGTGTTTTTGGTTCAAATCTGCGATGAATGTCCCAAAAAGAGTGGATGTGTAGAGTATATATGGAAAGATGATTCTGTAACTATCCCGAGGCTAAAGCGCCGGTGGAAGTCCTTTTGGTCTAGTGGTTTGTGGTTTGATTAAAGGTTCATTAATGTTTCTACACCAGAAAGTTTAGGCTTTGATTTCCAGAGAAGGCTGAATTATGCGTATTAATGGAGAAAATGTTTACAAGAAATCTGCAGTATACCGTAATGAGTACTGTCAAACATAGATCCCATAAggcggctcaggtgatgcagtcagTCGTAAATTTTTATAAGGCATAGAATCgtttgtaatatttctcatagtttGTGATAACATAATTATCCAGTGTTAAAAAAATCTTAGTTGTAATCTCTTATTtactaaagcgcaagtcgcCTGGGGAATCATATACTGATAtgtgaaaaatatttttcaaaaaaataatagctAATTAATTGTTgacatctatcttattaaagtataAGTACTTTAAGCTTTTGTTTGGCAACATAGATAGCAGTTTAAAAATTAGTGttttttggaaacatgaataacagtaaggtagaaaaaaaaaagtaataggcttatgttattaaaaaaaattggaagttcattacattatattaaaaagtaatgggttTATGGTACtcgatatacatattcaaatcaaaataataatttaaaattaatttatatcaaaaattcattcaaaaatatacatatattcaaaatttgatttttactaacatattttccaataaccattataaaaatgttttcaatatatataagaaaatacaatacaaagcccaatttcaaacaccaacttaaattatggtttttatatttcacatcaaaattaaaaatataatatatgtgattatttatatgattgtacgtataaaatattattaattataagaaacttatttgatggtacgtataaaatacgattaattatatgataacacatatttttgtaacctgtgatgacacatataagatatataatagtgattaagGGTGGGCGTTCAGGTTCGTTTTCGGGTCTGTTTAGGATTTCGTGTTCGGTTCAAATCTTtgaggattcggttcggattcggataaccaatttaaattcgtttggtttaaatatttggataaagaattaataattattta includes:
- the LOC106434351 gene encoding ABC transporter G family member 42-like; the encoded protein is MTKPQIARDENGNVGDEEVRSQWADIERLPTFERITTALFWSRDKQGRRNERRVMDVSKLEDLDRHLFIDELIRHVEDDNLRLLQKIKNRIDEVGLELPTIEVRFSDLFVEAECEVVYGKPIPTLWNAIASRISRVMCLKKEKNISILNGVSGIVRPKRMTLLLGPPSCGKTTLLLALAGRLDHSLKTTGNVSYNGHLLSEFVPEKTSNYVSQNDLHIPDITVRETLDFSGCFQGTGNRLETMKEISRREKLKGIVPDPDIDAYMKAASIEGSKTNLQTDYILKILGLSLCADTRVGDTSRPGISGGQKRRLTTGETIVGPIKTLFMDEISNGLDSSTTFQIVSCLRHYALLSEGTIVVSLLQPAPETFELFDDVILMGEGKIIYIGPRDYICRFFEDCGFKCPTRKSVAEFLQEVISRKDQEQYWCHIDKPYCYVSIDSFIERFKKSELGLQQQEELSKTHDKSQAQKDALCSSKYSLSNWEMLKACSRREFLLMKRNSFVYVFKSGLLICIGSITMTVYLRTGSKRDLVHANYLMGSLFFSIFKMLADGLPELTLTISRLSVFYKQKELYFYPAWAYAVPSAILKIPISFLEAFLWTSLTYYVIGYSPDIGRFFRQFLIFFALHLSCISMFRAIAATFRDFVLATTVGTVSVVLLSLFGGFVLRKPSMPAWLQWGFWLSPLSYAEIGLTTNEFFSTRWSQTTSGNRTLGEEVLDARGLNFGDQSYWSVFGALIGFAFFFNIVFVLALTFLKTSNRSRAIVSGDDNTQSSGSHNKSSSKIASQSKNALPFKPLTFTFQDVCYFVQTPQGKKVQLLSNVTGAFKPGVLTALMGVSGAGKTTLMDVLSGRKTRGDIEGEIQVGGYRKVQETFARVSGYCEQFDIHSPNLTIEESLEYSAWLRLPSTINSETKRAIVREVLETIELEDIKDSLVGLPGVSGLTTEQRKRLTIAVELVANPSIIFMDEPTTGLDARAAAIVMRAVKNITETGRTVVCTIHQPGTDIFEAFDELVLMKNGGRIIYHGPLGQHSSNVIEYFMRIPGVPEMKENTNPATWLLDITSRSSEDKLGVDLAQIYKESSLFKENNIVILQMRGTSSETQELTSSTRYAQTGWEQFKACLWKQQLSYWRNPSYNLTRILFMCFTSVICGVLFWQKAKKINTQQDLFNVLGSMYTVVLFTGMNNCSTVLFCIATERNVFYRERFSQMYTSWAYSLAQVLVEIPYSLVQSILCVVILYPMVGYYFSVYKVFWSFYAVFCTLLIYNYFGMLLVVITPNIHVAFTLRSGFYSMVNLFAGYVIPKPSIPKWWIWMYYLSPTSWVLNGLLTSQYGDMEKEVIAFGEKKKVSDFVEDYFGFRYDSLALVAIVLIAFPILLASLFAFFIGKLNFQKK